The DNA region tcaaaaataaatatttttaaaaaaaaaaaatattattaatatacttttttaagtgaaaaatattttaaaaattaaccaaaatcaCATTCTTAAATATACAATAACTCCAAGACGAAATCAATAATCTTGATTTATAGTTACATTCAAGGGTCAGttctcatttatttaaagaaaactaaTTCCTGAGGGGCTTGTTGGAGGTCAATTGAAtgagatttgattttaatttataatataaataaataattaaaaaaataaaaatcaaacgtataaataaaaaaattacatggcttttattatttcacaagaaaaatactatttaatcCACATATTCTCTATTTACTTCTTGTTTTGTCTTTTtgattttaggatttttagtttttgtataaatctttattttatttatattttagtttttatatttgggAAATGAGAGACCATGTTTTAACCAAGCAAAGTCTTTAACTTGAAGAAATGATCTTGTTTTATACTCTCTCTTGTATATTATTactaaacatgatttttatttttgtttttttattatattattttctttttctttttttgcccaAGAAAATAACTAAATGTTACCTAACTTATAGGTATTTGTTCTTGGTATCATCCAAGAGATCATAGGTTTAATtctccaaaaatattaaaagtttaacTTAGTTTACATCTCATGTAAGAGACGGTCTAATTAATCCCTTGATTTTGTTATCAGCTTGTCAACAAAAAAATGGCAGAGCAAAATTAACTCCAACGGCAACGAGCTttttaactggaaaaaaaaaaaaaaaaaaaatagccagcCACATACGTGTCTTCTCATTTGACCAGGACTAGAGTCCACAGAGGATTTAAAAGGCCTCGTACCAATACCCAGCGACCTGTATGGGCCTACATGggctaaaaagaagaaaatcaagaattattaGGCCTCTATGATGAAGGCCTGCAAATCAGACCCCTTATCAATGACCGCAAAGAAATGAGTTCAAGGTGGGGTCCCAGTCACTCAgcggaaagaaagaaatggagaaTGGCTGCGGTGGCGGCATCGAGACccagtggtggtggtggtgggcaATGGCAAGCATGGCCAAGTTAGGGTGGGGCATTTCAGCATATAAAAGAGGCTTCGCTGGAGACTCTCGTCTCATGCCTTTAAAAGCGTTCGCCGTTGCCTCCCTCTTTGTGGGTTCCGCCGCCTCTGCTTCCATTGCTTCCCTTCAAGCCTCTGGCATCCACAAGGTACAAGATCTTATAGAATTGGGAGAAAATATAAGGACTGGGCTTGGGGTTCCTCCAAGAGTAGCAAAAGAGTAAGTTGCTTGCTCTCTTTTATcatctgtatattttttttagagtccCAAAAAATTACATCTGTACAACCATTGATTGTtgtttatcattgtttttcttgttaGAAAAGCTGATGATCTATGACAAGGTGCATCAAGAATTTTGGAGATGTATGCAGTTTCGTGTCCTATATTTTGTAATGCTAGAATGCAAGCTGTAGATGTCAACAATATGATGTACTCCACAATACTTCTTTTGtaataagattttttcttttgattattgtttGAGAGAGTACCTTTTTCTATAACCATTGCCTAATGAAGTTAAAATTCTGTTCTGGTTAACTTGCTTCAAAGAGTCAATTAGCATGGAAATAAGCTTTTGATGTTCTTGGTCTTGCTTGATCAAATGCTTAACAGACACATTGAACAGACCCTCTGGGACTCAATTATAGTGGTTGATAAAGAACGTGCTCAGCAGAAGTTAAAGAACTCGTTTGCAGCAGGTTTATTGCGAAGGTAATGTTTGTGCAGACTGTTTAGCAAACAAGGGAGGTAGCATGGCTCGGGATCTTCTTCGGATGTTTAAAATTTCTGTAACTTGGGAGATCCAACTGAGGAAAAAGATTTGTTTAGTGGCAGAATTGAGGCTAATTATATAGTTGAAGGGATTTTTTGATGTTTGCAATATAAATATACTTCTGTGTGTGTGATGGAGATGGCCCTGTAAAAGTTGCGGATAAAGAAGTCGAAGAAGCTATAGTTTCCATCATTCTTGAAAACTTCCCTTCCCATGCAGTTTTCGGCGAAGAAACCAAGAGGAATTCTAACGATATCATCATCAATGACACCAAGCTTCCAGACTTTTTTAGGGTTGTGGATCCTATTGACGTAACATACAGCTTTAATTTGGAAAAGGTGCAAGTTTGGAACCCTTATTGCTCTTATTGTTCTTCTTTACAAGGGGAAGCCTATTCTTGGCATTATGATCAACCTGTTACGAAAGATGGATGGATGGGTGTAACAGGGAGCATATCAACGAAGAATGGCGAACCATTGTAGGCCACTGCCTGTCAGGATTTGGTTCATGCGCGTGTTCATGTAAAATCCAGGAATTACAGTGATGAAGTTGGGTTTGCTTGTAACGGAATTGTGCGGAGCATCACGATCATGCTACGTCATTATTTGGCTCTCGCTAAAGAAAAACGTTCCGTGTTGCAAGTATTGGTTCATTCAGATCCCGAAGACTCAATGAGACCGTACCGGCGAACATCTGTTGTGTTCAATCCACGTTTGTTTCCTTGGTTAACGAGGACAGACTATAACTTGAGCACCTTCTCTAAACAAGTGATTAAAAACACAACGTTAATCACCAACAAAATTGTTTAATTCAATGACCAACCAATCACATTTCAGGATCTTTGCTTTCTCAGTGAACAAAAACTTTATCAGCTCAGAAGGACAAAACTGGAACTCCCAAGAAAACTAAGGATCAATCTCACGAGAACGTATACAAATTATTCATATCTATTGACGTGAGTTAGCAACCCCAGCTCCAGATCAAATTGGTACAAAAAGAAACCATATCTAAGCTATGGAACGCTTGTGTACATATTTTACGCAACCACTGGCGCAGGCATATAAGACTCCAGAATCAGCTGTGATCGTGAAGGTTGCATGGTCTCGACAATTAAGTATGTATACTTCCACTGCTTGTCCGCTTTGTCTTTGAACATCTCAGCAGAAACCTTCCCAGCACCATGCGGCCCACGAATATAGAAATTAATCTACATTCAATGAGGCAACGAGTAAGCAGATATCAAGTTacacagaaaatcaaaattatcctcaatttcatttgttcttgtgaaattttttcactttatttcttCTTAAAGTGGAAGGAGGTTCTGGAGATAATTCAGGAATGTTATTCACAATCCTGGAACCTTTTGCATTTCTTGGATCAAAAGACAAATTTCATAtggttattataaattatgttgCTTCACAGTTTACCTGGACATGCTCCACACCATCTTCATCAGTAAAGATCCTATTGGGAATACGTTGGCGAGCAGCACGATTTCTACTTTCCTGACCATAACCTGTAATAGGGGATCCAATCCTCACCCTGACCTGATTTTCGAAGAAAATATAATCCAAAGTGAACAACAAAATTGCAAATCAACATATGTAAAGAATACCACCAATATGATTCAGctttcaaattttgaaacaGCCTGCAATCATGGTCATTTTAAGTACAAGAACATAGATGGCAAAGTTTAGTTGCCAGTGAGAACCCTTGTGACCATTTACTACCAGATCTTTCTGGATTTTATCTAAAGTATTTAAAACCTCCCTCACAACTTTGTGATTacattttgaaagaatttgtttTCTCTATATTAGTTTTGCCAATAAACTGTACCCAACTACTTGAAGTTAAGCACCCACTGCCATTCTTATTTTCAGATTACAGTacaaagaatatcaattttCACAAACCTGACTGTCATCTTGAATCCTTTTCAGAGCCTTGTTAAAAATCTTGTATCTATCACAGATCATGGTTCAAATCAGAGTGGAATCAGGAAAAGAAGGCAAAacctcaaataatttatttttaaccatatttgtataatttaataagaaaaatcaactcTTACTCTTTTGGTTCAAATATCAGCTCCTTGAAAACAGCATAAGCTGCTGCAGCAGCAACACCAAGTCCTGCAAGAATTATAATGCTGTAGGAAGCACCCTCTGTAAACGTCACAGGCTTCTCTGGGATATTGTATGTTGGAGCATCAAAAGGATCCTCAACAGTAGATAAGTCCTTTCTGGTCTGTCCAGAGTGGCAGAGCACAATTAATAGTTTAAGAGAACAAGttttcaggggaaaaaaaaaaaaacttcatgaaGAGAACACAAAGTGAAACCAATATATAAAGCAAAAaggtaaaacaaaaacatatgtaGTCAGTATGGTTCAGATGCCGCTATGTTGGGAGTACATAAACAcagaagaaatttaaaaattcccTTTTGAAAGAAACAATTTGTTTCAACAATGAAGTATGGAGCAAGCatatatttcctatataaaaaTCTAGAACCACCCAGATAGTGATAGTATCCTTAGAATAGAAATACTCtccatttttatcattttatagataaaaaggTTGACTGCATAGAAACACAAGATTCATTCAAGTGTTCTACTTAAACTGTAATCAGAGTAATCTAAATAGCATGCGGATAAAACATAAACACGTAAGTTCAAGAACTTTGATTTGAATTCAAACCTCAGATTGATTTCGTGTCTCTTTCTTCGAAGCTTTCGATGCAAAGGATCTAGCAACACAAATATTAATGGTGCTTCCTACATGGTTTTCCATGATTTGAAAGGGTGACCCAAGGCTAACCAGGCATTCTCTGTTAGATTTACCTCCATACATAGCAGGGATACCTGCCAAATATCACTGTCAAGAATTAATTTGcaaaaagagagaaatcaaTAAGCAAAACAACCTTGCTCCAGAACCGGTGGATATGCATGTCTGACACTAAATGTCAGTAAACTTGCAGAACTTTGTGTGGCTCCAAAtactttattatattatatgaattGTATGGCTACAACTCCTCTCCTGCATTGAGTTTAGTTACACTATCTAACACTGTTAAGTTTTCAATTATTTCTTGCAGGTCCTAGCATTAAAGCAATCGATCCTACTATAGTTTCTTTATGATCTTTTACTTAAACTCCCAATGAGACATCCaagcattcaataaaatcagcTCATAGTCATGTTCTTTCTTTGCTAGACCCTTTATCAAAAAGGCCATTAGATCTCCATCACAACAGCACGAAATATGAGATTTAGTCAGTAAACATGCAAACTACAACTTGCAGTGAAACATTCATAGGGATAGACTAGATCACTACTGATTCAGGAGGGCATCCTGAAACTTCCTGTTctgccaaaataaaaaatctggaGGAGCGGATGAGGGTCACTGGCTCCATATCAGAAAATGAGACCAGCCAATAAAAATGATTAGTATAAGATCTTTGATCCTTGTATAATTCTCTTGcaagcaaacaaaaaatgagTTCCAGGATGAGCAATAATGCAGTAAGCAAATAAGAAATCCCCAGATTACTATAGTCCAAGGGCACAGCTCTCAATAAAGAGCATGGCTTTTACTGAAACTTTTGCCAAAGAGGCAGACGAACAACTCTCAGCAACAAGAGAGAAGACTATATCACATTTGGGCATATGAGACTTACACAAGCATAATGATTCAATAAAGTGGAGCATAACAATCACTAACCATTACCCCAAAGTATGTCCTACAAAATggaatgaaataaaacaaaatcagtcTGCAGTTACAAGCTGAGGGGAAATGAAAGTGAAAATAACTAACTACCTCACCTTAGTCAAATGGTTGGCATTGGAAGCAAAATGTCTCACATAATCTGACTTTGGCAGCTGAGTCAACATCAGAATGTAACTTAGATCAAATACCAATACATCACATTTAACTAATATGCTTGAAACAAACAGGATTTcaactataaaaagaaaattacccAATTGTACCGTAAGTTTATGGTAAAAACAGTTACTTATTGACAGACATTTCCAGAAGCATTAAGGTAACAACAGGAGCCAACAAGCAGAACAAAGGTAGTAATAACAAAGAGCAAATAACTGGTTGAATTAGTTGCTTCATTTAAAGCCAGGAAGGGGAAAGGAAGAGAAGTGATTTTTAGAAGAAAGCAAAAAAGGGGTAGCAGGAAAATTATAACTAGAAAGAGTATGATTGGGGATTCAATCTCGTTTCTGACAGGTGAATTTTTCTAATATCACTGAAACTAATCTTGCCTCCTCATTTTAGAAGGCCAGAACCTGGAGAAATCTACAACTCCAGGATGTCATTTGCATTACATTATTTAGGCTAAGTGCCGAAAAGAAAGGTCAGCATATCTTAAATGAAGCTAAGATAAATTTTTCATTCTGGAGGTTAAATTCGTTCATTGCAATACTTTGGCACAATGAGTTCAATAGGATCCAGGTCTCGTTAATATACCTCAAAGTGGCAACACTTTGCGGCAACATGCATTACCATTACATTGACATTCAAGTTCTATTGCATTCAATATAAAACAACAAGTTTCTTCAAACAaccataaaacacacgaggcaCAAACTAAATTTGAACTCAAACCACAACAAAAGCTGTAAATAACCTCCGAAGGCAAGTCGCAGTGTCTCAAATGTACAAAGCTgaaactaaaaaggaaaaaagaaaaatatttacccTAGTGGCTGAATTACCAAGTGCACTTCTTTGTGCAGCCATGGATGTTGAAAAGGACGCCAAACCCACATCAGATACTCCCTTAACAATCTTTCTCTCCAAAAATAAAGGCAGCCCATTTTGAGATCTCAAAAAACCGCTGCATCTCCTAATATGTTGCATCTTCTAATACTACAATAAAAACCCCTACCTTTTCTatttagtaaaaaacaaaaaccaaaactttAACACAAAAACCAACTCTTATAGcctaaaaaaggttaaaaaaaccaaatacaaTAAGACCCAGATGCTGAAATTGAGAGATATTCAAGACCCAGAAATCATATACTTCAACCCTGTATTAAGATatcgagagagagagggagagagagaaccaAAAACCCAATGGCAAGCAATTTGGGGTTTTATTGCAGACACGTGCAAGAAGAAAACTCACGTGTAAGAAACCCAAGAAGGCAAGAACCCAGTATTCTTTGGGCTCACTCCTCAAAACTTAGCCCGTATAACGAAAGCCCGAATTTGAACCGAATGGCTTgttttcctctccttttttgTTCCCTCAAAATCAGAGGAGAGCGCACTCGCACCTAGCAGCTGCCAGAGAGAAAACTCATACACAGCGAGGTagggaaagaagaaagaaggaaaggagttgaatttgtttaaaaagaatttgGCTTGTCTTTTTAACACTACTGCTTTGCAGCAGCCCAGTTTTGTTGCTGGTAAGTTCTCTATTTACATAAATATGAAGAAACTCCAAGGCACCCTCGAGGCCAGGAGAAAAATGGAGAAAAGTTCGAAATTTTTTAACACTCAATTTAGTGCAGTTTTTCTTAATAGTTTTTTGTTTATGGATTCATTTCTGTATAGAGCTATTTGTTTAGGAGTTGTTAAGAAGATAACTTTTTAAAGGTGTACAAGAActttgaaggattttttttttatatatatacattttggGTTGTTTTCCAAAAGTTTAGACACTAAGATTATGACAGGAAATTTGAAGATTGATTCGTACATCCATAGTCAATATGTTTAAATTGTAAAGTCATTATGCTTGTACAAAGGTCGGGTTTTTTATGCTTGTTTTCTATATTTACAGTTTCAAGATAAGTTGATTACAGGAGTTGATATGATAAAATAGATTACTGGTGCTatgattcattttaaaattttaataattccAAGATATGTTGATCAAAGGACTTGATATGATGCAATACACTGATGGTACAATTATTTGTTCTGATTTTGCAATAGTCTGAAgaataaggatttttttttttatatatatataattttagtaaGTTCATCAAACTTGGGTTTGATGAGATGTCTCTTTGTACAAGGTTATAACCCTTCAACTATTCACTGACCTAATTCCTGTTATGTGCATTTTTAGATGGCCAGATGGGATGAGATTCTGTCCCTTCCTGTGCAGAATCCTCCAACTTTGGAATTCTCTGCTTCTGATATTGTGTGGTCAAAGGTTGAAGGCTGGCGTGACAATTTGGATAGACTCGCTCTTATCCCTTTTGCTCGGGTGGATGATTTTGTCAGAGGTGAGTCTGCTAATAAAGACTGTCCAACGAGATTTCATGTTGAAGCTAGAAGGCGTCGACCTCCACAAACATCTTACAAGCAAAAGGTTGATGGCATCCTTGAGTACATATTGTAAGTTTCACTCTTCTTTTGGCAGCTCCTACTTAGTGGCCATCAATGCTGTGAGTTAAGTGAtccatttgaatttttaggtATTGGTGTTCTTTTGGCCCTGATGATCATCGGAAAGGTGGCATAGTACGGCCCAGTAGAACTACTTAtgttccaaaaaagaaaaatgctggtAGACCAAACACTAAGAGGGGGTGCACCTGCCATTTTATTGTAAAACGTTTAATTGCTGAGCCATCTGTAGCACTGATCATATATAATCAGGACAAGCACGTGGATAAAAAAGGGTTACCATGCCATGGCCCTCGGGATAAGAAGGCTGAAGGAACTCGTGCTATGTTTGCCCCATATATCTCAGAGGATCTTCGGCTTCGTGTTTTATCTTTACTATATGTTGGGGTCTCTGTGGAGACCATAATGCAAAGACACAATGAATCAGTAGAAAGGCAGGGCGGTCCATGTAATCGTGATGACCTGTTGACACACAGGTATGTGCGGAGGCAGGAAAGGAGCATCCGCCGCTCTACATATGAACTGGACAATGATGATGCAGTTAGCATTAACATGTGGGTTGAAAGCCACCAGAATCAGGTATTCTTCTTCGAGGATTTTTCTGATTCAGAGCCTTTCACTTTGGGAATTCAAACAGAGTGGCAGTTACAACAAATGATTCGGTTTGGCAATCGTGGTCTTGTGGCTTCTGATTCAAGATTTGgaacaaacaaattaaaggtTTGTCATTTCAGTTAATATGGTCCAAATCCTGTCTAACCAAATATCAATTACAGTGCCTCTATATGTTTCAGAAACTGACTTtgctcttttctttcattttgtttagtATCCTGTTCACAGTCTAGTTGTGTTCAACTCAGACAACAAGGCCATCCCTGTAGCTTGGATCATAACACCAAGATTTGCTAGTGCTGATGCACATAGATGGATGAGGGCACTTTACAACAGAGTTTGTATGAAAGATCCTTCGTGGAAGTTGGCTGGCTTTATAGTGGATGACCCTTTGACAGACATCCTCACAATAAGGTTGGCAGTTCCACTTTCTTTAATGTGAATtcgatgatttttttcttcttggtcatttttagttgttttacaGAGTGTTCCAAGGGTCATATGGCCCATATCCATgggtttttttggtattttttttaattctgtatACTGAAATTTAGAGTTCAGTACAAGCATTGATTGATACCTTGAGATCTCTGGTGCCTTAAAATTTGCTTGACACGGTATTGCTTCAGACTTTCTGCTTGAGGCACCAACTATTGTCTACCATTGTGATCTTAAAGGACACTTTAGAACCTGTTTGGAAATACGGTTCAAACTGCGTTCctctaaaatttgaatttttttgcttaaaattatttttttttatgttttcatattgttttgatgtgttgatgtcaaaaattatttttaaaaaataaaatgaaaaattattttgatgcatttctaagcgaaaaacactttgaatcgcaaccgctaccacatttccaaacacacCATTTAATAATGTGCTTTTTAACACATGTAGAGCTGAACTGCAATGCTTGGTGAAATGCTCATAAGAATTTGTAGGATGAGATCTGTGGAGATTATTTCAGATTCTCAATCTGAGCAAAGATCTGGGACTTGGCAGTTTAGATTGATTGTGTTGTGGACGTGATGTGTTGGTCCAGGCAAATAGAGAATGGTTTTGGGCCCAAGTGTTTCCTTTTTGGATGATATATATCTAAACAAAAACCTTATTTTCTTACCTTGTTCTCAGGGAGGTGTTTCAGTGCTCTGTGTTGATATCGTTTTGGCGAGTTCGCCATGCATGGCATAAGAATCTAATAAAGAGGTGCATGGAAACGGAGATCCGTGTTCAGATATCGAGACGGCTTGGACAGACAGTAGATGATATTTGCAAAGGACAAGGAACTGTACGTTTGTTTGAAGATCTCATTGAAGATTTTGTTGACGGCTCTAGTTTTATGGATTACTTCAAGGCAACCTGGTATCCTAGAATAGGTTAgtaaatttctcttcttttcttttcaatagtAATTAAGATAGCATAAACAGGCTGTACACATTTCTATCTTTCTTCTCAATTTCCCTGAGCTGGTTTGCAAATGGGCCTCATATCTCAATTTGGAAGAAGATTAACTTGGCTGCGTGTGATAAAATATGTGGAGTATCGCTATAGAATCTTGAAGTTAGTTGGGTTTTTCACAAAACTCTTTATTTCAGAAAACTAAAAATGATATTTCCTTGTATCAGGGAGTTGGACTACTGCACTAAAAAATCTGCCATTGGCAAGCCAAGAGACTTGTGCAGCAATGGAATTTTACCACAGGCAATTGAAAGTGAGGCTCTTGAATGAGAAGAATCCTGGTGTTTATCAACGTGCTGATTGGTTGGTTGATAAGTTGGGTACAAAAGTGCATTCCTACTTCTGGCTCGATGAATACTCAGAAAGGGATGATTTTGCAAGATACTGGAAAGATGAATGGGTTAGTGGTTTAACATCTTGGCGAAAAGCATTGAAGATTCCAGACTCTGATGTTGTCGTGGAATATAGATGTGCAAAAGTCACTGACCAGCTTGATCGGGAAAGGGTTCATGTTGTCTGGAACCCTGGTTCAGAATTTGCTATTTGTGATTGCAAGTGGGCGGAAATGGGCAACTTGTGTGAGCATGtctttaaagttattaaattatatcGTGATAAAGGGAGTAGAAAGTCATCTATTAGCCTATTTCAGTATAATCAGGCCCTGATCAACATGCTACGCTGCCCACCTTATGATTGTTTGATTCGTGATCATGCTGTTTCTCTAGCAGTTGCTGTACAGAAGCAATTAGATGGAATAGTTAATTTAGATGGCAGCCAGACTAATGCAGATACCACTGAGAAAAAATCTGCAAACTCACTTGAGCAGCAGGTGGTCTGTGGGACCGATTCTTCAAATCAAGATAAAGAAGTAGTGAATGCGAATCATCATATTGACAAAGATCTGCCATCTTACACTGAGAATGATTGTCAGGAAAGAGATTCACATGAGATTTCTCGTGGTGTTACAGGTGATTTTGTTGATGGTGTTAGAGAAGAATCGGCTTGTGCTCAGATGGATGTTGACCCATCGTCCAACTGCATTTCTCCACCCGGAATACTTTCTGTTGATGATGTCACTCGGAATCAAGTTGATTTAGATAGCAACCAGAGTACTGTGGATGCCACTCAGAAACAGGCTCTGGACTCCCTTGAGCAGCAGGTAAGTGGGACAAACTTATCAAATCAAGCTAGAGAATTAGTGAATGAGAGTGATCGTATGGACAAAGATGTGTCATCCCTTAACAGGAATGATCATCAGGTCAGACATGAGGCTTCTGGCAATCATAGAGGTGATTTTGTTGATGGTGTTGGAGAGCAGGTTGCCTGTCCTCAGATGGATATTGACCCGCCAACCACCTGTATTTCTCTGCCTGGATTACTTTCTGTTAATGAAATTGCTTCTAATGAAAGCTTTGAAAATGGAGACAGGATTATAAATAATGCAGTTTCTGACACGAGCAAGAGTCCTCCTTCTCATGATGTTTCGACTGATCAAGTCAGGCAAGAACACAATAGTGTAATGGATGTGAAACCATTATCCATCGATATCCCTTCATCAATGGAGTCCATGGAGCAATGTGAGGTGACCAATCGAAATGTTTCTCGCAACAAGGATCCTAAGCCATTAGTGAGTACTAAAATAGCAGATGCAATTACTGACAAGGCTTCTGATTCACAAATTATTGATACAGTTCAATCGTTGATGGGAACCGCAGATAATGAAATGATGAAACCAGAAAGTGATGGTGGAAGCAGGACTGCAAGCCACAGATGTGATGGTAATGCATTCTCATTAAAAGGGGTTTGTGATAACAAAGCTAGTAATTCAAATCTTCATCACGATGCTAAAGCAGTTGACAGCTTGAACTCAGAATCATTGCCAAGTTCCTCACCAATATCGAGGTGCATTGAAGAACAACCTTCCGGTAAGGTTGAAACTGAAGGAGCTGGATCTTTCAAGAAGCCAACTCTTAGTGATAAATTGGTTTTTACTAGACGTACACGTCAAAAGCGTGTTGCAAATGACAAAAGTGATAATTAGATTGCCACTACCAACCAGCTGGTTACTGTAAATGTTGTCATTTCAGAGGGAACTGGCTCAGGTCAAATTGCTGATGGCTTGGTGGCAAGTAGTCTCTGATAAAGGCCGTAGAGTTGCTTGTGTTGCAGCTAGTGATGGCTAGCTCTTGCTGATCTGTGTAATCAATTTTATCTCTCTCCCTTTTTTCACTTGTAGTTGTACATATACTCCTAAGCA from Populus alba chromosome 14, ASM523922v2, whole genome shotgun sequence includes:
- the LOC118041943 gene encoding uncharacterized protein isoform X1, with protein sequence MARWDEILSLPVQNPPTLEFSASDIVWSKVEGWRDNLDRLALIPFARVDDFVRGESANKDCPTRFHVEARRRRPPQTSYKQKVDGILEYILYWCSFGPDDHRKGGIVRPSRTTYVPKKKNAGRPNTKRGCTCHFIVKRLIAEPSVALIIYNQDKHVDKKGLPCHGPRDKKAEGTRAMFAPYISEDLRLRVLSLLYVGVSVETIMQRHNESVERQGGPCNRDDLLTHRYVRRQERSIRRSTYELDNDDAVSINMWVESHQNQVFFFEDFSDSEPFTLGIQTEWQLQQMIRFGNRGLVASDSRFGTNKLKYPVHSLVVFNSDNKAIPVAWIITPRFASADAHRWMRALYNRVCMKDPSWKLAGFIVDDPLTDILTIREVFQCSVLISFWRVRHAWHKNLIKRCMETEIRVQISRRLGQTVDDICKGQGTVRLFEDLIEDFVDGSSFMDYFKATWYPRIGSWTTALKNLPLASQETCAAMEFYHRQLKVRLLNEKNPGVYQRADWLVDKLGTKVHSYFWLDEYSERDDFARYWKDEWVSGLTSWRKALKIPDSDVVVEYRCAKVTDQLDRERVHVVWNPGSEFAICDCKWAEMGNLCEHVFKVIKLYRDKGSRKSSISLFQYNQALINMLRCPPYDCLIRDHAVSLAVAVQKQLDGIVNLDGSQTNADTTEKKSANSLEQQVVCGTDSSNQDKEVVNANHHIDKDLPSYTENDCQERDSHEISRGVTGDFVDGVREESACAQMDVDPSSNCISPPGILSVDDVTRNQVDLDSNQSTVDATQKQALDSLEQQVSGTNLSNQARELVNESDRMDKDVSSLNRNDHQVRHEASGNHRGDFVDGVGEQVACPQMDIDPPTTCISLPGLLSVNEIASNESFENGDRIINNAVSDTSKSPPSHDVSTDQVRQEHNSVMDVKPLSIDIPSSMESMEQCEVTNRNVSRNKDPKPLVSTKIADAITDKASDSQIIDTVQSLMGTADNEMMKPESDGGSRTASHRCDGNAFSLKGVCDNKASNSNLHHDAKAVDSLNSESLPSSSPISRCIEEQPSGKVETEGAGSFKKPTLSDKLVFTRRTRQKRVANDKSDN
- the LOC118041943 gene encoding uncharacterized protein isoform X2, giving the protein MARWDEILSLPVQNPPTLEFSASDIVWSKVEGWRDNLDRLALIPFARVDDFVRGESANKDCPTRFHVEARRRRPPQTSYKQKVDGILEYILYWCSFGPDDHRKGGIVRPSRTTYVPKKKNAGRPNTKRGCTCHFIVKRLIAEPSVALIIYNQDKHVDKKGLPCHGPRDKKAEGTRAMFAPYISEDLRLRVLSLLYVGVSVETIMQRHNESVERQGGPCNRDDLLTHRYVRRQERSIRRSTYELDNDDAVSINMWVESHQNQVFFFEDFSDSEPFTLGIQTEWQLQQMIRFGNRGLVASDSRFGTNKLKYPVHSLVVFNSDNKAIPVAWIITPRFASADAHRWMRALYNRVCMKDPSWKLAGFIVDDPLTDILTIREVFQCSVLISFWRVRHAWHKNLIKRCMETEIRVQISRRLGQTVDDICKGQGTVRLFEDLIEDFVDGSSFMDYFKATWYPRIGSWTTALKNLPLASQETCAAMEFYHRQLKVRLLNEKNPGVYQRADWLVDKLGTKVHSYFWLDEYSERDDFARYWKDEWVSGLTSWRKALKIPDSDVVVEYRCAKVTDQLDRERVHVVWNPGSEFAICDCKWAEMGNLCEHVFKVIKLYRDKGSRKSSISLFQYNQALINMLRCPPYDCLIRDHAVSLAVAVQKQLDGIVNLDGSQTNADTTEKKSANSLEQQVVCGTDSSNQDKEVVNANHHIDKDLPSYTENDCQERDSHEISRGVTGDFVDGVREESACAQMDVDPSSNCISPPGILSVDDVTRNQVDLDSNQSTVDATQKQALDSLEQQVSGTNLSNQARELVNESDRMDKDVSSLNRNDHQVRHEASGNHRGDFVDGVGEQVACPQMDIDPPTTCISLPGLLSVNEIASNESFENGDRIINNAVSDTSKSPPSHDVSTDQVRQEHNSVMDVKPLSIDIPSSMESMEQCEVTNRNVSRNKDPKPLIMK